Proteins from one Triticum aestivum cultivar Chinese Spring chromosome 7A, IWGSC CS RefSeq v2.1, whole genome shotgun sequence genomic window:
- the LOC123151417 gene encoding uncharacterized protein yields the protein MAVQWCSATSLHGWCHHPSPPLPSQALASIVSLSRQPRRIGCVSVRREVAVAAAAEAAPPEVEADMDMEEEGVECEEGCGGTGWLLCDFCKGKKNNVKSESSPRIYRRCPTCKAAGYILCQRCRVYRCITYPESTES from the exons ATGGCTGTGCAGTGGTGCAGCGCGACGAGCCTgcacggttggtgccaccacccatcgccgccgctgccgtcccAGGCATTGGCGTCGATCGTGTCCCTGTCTCGGCAGCCGAGGAGGATCGGCTGCGTGTCCGTCCGCAGGGAGGTCGCCGTGGCCGCGGCGGCAGAggcggccccgccggaggtggaggCGGACATGGACATGGAG GAAGAAGGTGTAGAGTGCGAAGAAGGGTGCGGCGGCACAGGGTGGCTGCTGTGCGACTTctgcaaggggaagaagaacaacGTCAAGTCCGAGAGCAGCCCCCGGATCTACCGCCGCTGCCCGACCTGCAAGGCC GCCGGGTACATCTTGTGCCAGAGATGCAGGGTCTACAGATGCATCACATATCCAGAAAGCACCGAATCATGA
- the LOC123151416 gene encoding glycosyltransferase family protein 64 C3-like, with translation MPSSSHHHHHCLVLLLFVVAVTLSAVAALGGVEEAACDASSPHEEDLRPDRLTVLLSGYSERRLPLLRRIAGAYAAHPLVLAVVVLWCNPSTPDDRLLLPRLPPGVSLHRTASASLNSRFLPHPSIRTAAVAVADDDVLPDAAAISFAFAAWQQRAGRPGTLVGFFPRSHHLDLARGRWAYAAPQPGRYSMVLTKFLVLAVDLLRKYSCSPELAAARAVVDRERNCEDILMNFVAAEASGEGPVLVEAGSIRDWGDPRNDANAGAGVEAMRAVGLSSRGGVGHWEKRGECITEFHRLLGRMPLRYSYGKVVEAAVAEQGLCSKGGRLVRCDQE, from the coding sequence ATGCCGTCGtcgtcgcaccaccaccaccattgccttgtcctcctcctcttcgtcgttGCCGTCACACTCTCCGCCGTCGCGGCACTCGGAGGAGTAGAAGAGGCGGCCTGCGACGCGTCGTCCCCGCATGAGGAGGACCTGCGGCCGGACCGGCTCACGGTGCTCCTGAGCGGCTACTCGGAGCGgcggctcccgctcctccgccgcatCGCGGGAGCCTACGCCGCACACCCGCTCGTCCTCGCCGTCGTCGTGCTCTGGTGCAACCCCTCCACCCCGGacgaccgcctcctcctcccgcgcctcccgccggGGGTCTCCCTCCACCGCACCGCCTCGGCCTCCCTCAACTCCCGCTTCCTCCCGCACCCGTCCATCCGCACCGCCGCAGTGGCCGTCGCCGACGACGACGTCCTCCCCGACGCCGCCGCGATCTCCTTCGCGTTCGCCGCCTGGCAGCAGCGGGCCGGCCGCCCAGGCACCCTCGTCGGCTTCTTCCCGAGGTCCCACCACCTGGACCTCGCCCGCGGGAGGTGGGCGTACGCCGCGCCGCAGCCCGGCCGCTACTCCATGGTGCTCACCAAGTTCCTCGTCCTCGCCGTAGACCTCCTCCGGAAGTACTCCTGCTCCCCGGAGCTCGCCGCGGCGCGCGCCGTGGTGGACCGGGAGCGCAATTGCGAGGACATCCTCATGAACTTCGTGGCCGCCGAGGCGTCCGGGGAAGGGCCGGTGCTGGTGGAGGCCGGCAGTATCAGGGACTGGGGCGACCCGAGGAACGACGCCAACGCCGGAGCTGGCGTGGAGGCGATGAGGGCCGTGGGGCTGAGCTCGAGAGGCGGCGTGGGGCACTGGGAGAAGCGAGGGGAGTGCATCACGGAGTTTCACCGGCTGCTAGGGAGGATGCCGCTGCGGTACAGCTACGGGAAGGTGGTGGAGGCGGCCGTCGCCGAGCAGGGGCTGTGCAGCAAAGGCGGCCGTCTCGTCCGGTGCGACCAGGAGTAG